A single genomic interval of Lacrimispora sphenoides JCM 1415 harbors:
- a CDS encoding DUF554 domain-containing protein, with translation MEDLLLQRGRMTVIGTIVNTAAILTGSLIGTCVKKGIEEKYQDALYNAMGLSACGLGIHAVVQNMPKSSFPVLFIISLAAGSLFGARLNLVERFDRVVARFSKGDLGQGLSTAILLFCIGTLSILGPMESALHGDNTYLFTNATLDFVTSMVLASTYGIGIALSAVVLFLWQGSIYLFSGCLSVFLTPELLTEISLVGGFLIFSSGLSILKIKDCKALNMLPSLLVPVLWFLIKAIL, from the coding sequence ATGGAAGATTTGTTATTACAGAGAGGAAGAATGACCGTGATAGGGACTATTGTAAATACAGCTGCGATTCTGACCGGCAGTTTAATCGGTACTTGTGTGAAAAAGGGGATCGAAGAGAAATATCAGGATGCATTATATAATGCCATGGGACTTTCCGCCTGCGGACTTGGCATTCATGCAGTCGTACAGAATATGCCAAAAAGCAGCTTTCCTGTGCTGTTTATCATCAGCCTTGCAGCAGGCAGCCTCTTTGGAGCCAGGTTAAATCTGGTGGAGAGGTTTGATCGGGTGGTAGCCCGTTTTTCAAAAGGAGATTTGGGGCAGGGGCTGTCTACGGCCATATTGCTGTTTTGTATCGGAACACTTTCAATTTTAGGTCCCATGGAGAGCGCTCTTCATGGAGACAATACTTATCTTTTTACAAATGCAACTTTGGACTTTGTTACCTCCATGGTTCTGGCATCCACCTATGGGATCGGGATTGCATTGTCCGCTGTAGTTCTGTTTTTGTGGCAGGGAAGCATTTATCTTTTTTCCGGCTGCCTGTCTGTTTTTTTAACTCCCGAATTATTAACCGAAATTTCACTTGTAGGCGGTTTTTTAATCTTTAGCTCCGGCCTTTCTATATTAAAAATCAAAGACTGTAAGGCGTTAAATATGCTTCCTTCATTGCTTGTGCCTGTCTTATGGTTTTTAATAAAAGCCATTCTCTGA